The Methanocalculus alkaliphilus region CTACCGGTGTGTTGAATGCGGATATATTTACTACCCATCCAGGGGTGAACCCAAGAACGGAATCCAGCCTGGTACGGCTTTTGAAGATCTGACTGATGATTATGTCTGTCCCGTCTGTGCGGTGTATGCAAAAATCGGCAAGAGTGCCTTTGTCGCGATGGAATCAGATCTCTATCGCTGCGTCGCCTGTGGATATCTCTATGATCCCGCCCGGGGTGAGCCGAAGAACGGGATAAAAGCTGGCACAGCGTTTGAAGATCTACCAAAGGAGTATGTCTGCCCTGTCTGTGGGGTCTATGCAAAAGTGGGCACAGAAGCCTTCGTTCCAACCCGCTGAAGTGACTTTTTTAGGACCTCTTTTTCATTTTTGTCAATCCCACAGAGGGCTATCCCTCTGCTCCTTCTGACTATCGCCAATCAGGTAAGAAGAGGGTACCCCCCTCCCCTTACACTACATACGTATCTGACGATTGACACGATCTCTATACCTAATACCCCCTATGATCCACCTGTATTCCATTGATGAAAGATCTGATCATCCGGGGTGCACGTGAACATAACCTGAAGAATATCGACCTCACCCTCCCCCGGGATCGCCTCATTGTCCTCACCGGCGTCTCGGGATCAGGGAAGTCCACGCTTGCGTTTGATACAATCTATGCGGAAGGCCAGCGGCGGTATGTCGAGTCGCTCTCAGCGTACGCCCGGCAGTTCCTTGGCCTGATGAACAAGCCGGATGTCGATGCCATCGAAGGCCTCTCCCCGGCCATATCGATTGAGCAGAAGACGACATCGAAGAATCCACGCAGTACCGTCGGAACCGTCACCGAAATTTATGACTATCTCCGCCTTCTCTATGCCCGGATCGGCGTTCCTTTCTGCCCGGATCACGGTGTCAGGATCGAGTCGCGATCCCCTCAGCAGATAGCCGATGAGATCGGGAAAGCCTCAGGGATGGTGACCATCCTCGCCCCGGTCATCAGGCAGAAGAAAGGGACGTATGGCCAGCTCTTTAAGGATCTCGATGCAGAAGGCTTCTCACGTGTCCGGGTTGATGGCACCATCCACCGGACCGATGAGGAGATACCGCTTGAACGGTATGTGAAGCATGATATCGAGATCGTCATCGACCGGCTCGACCCTGCTGAGCGCTCCCGCCTTGCCGAGGCGTGCGAGGTGGCTGTGAAGCGATCCGGCGGCCTCGTCATCGTCATCTTCGAGGACGGCCATGAGGAGACCTTCTCCTCCGAGCTTGCATGCCCGGTCTGTGGCTTCTCTTTCGAGGAGCTTCAGCCCAGGTTCTTCTCCTTCAACAGCCCGTTTGGTGCTTGTGAAACCTGCAGCGGTCTTGGTGTCCGGATGCGGTTCGATCCCGATCTGATCATCCCTGATCGGACGAAGAGCATCGCTGACGGTGCTGTTGCACTCTACAGGAACTTTCTTGACGGGTACCGGATGCAGTATCTGGCCTCGGTTGCCAAAGACGGGGGATATGACATCTTCACCCCGATAGAGAACCTGACCGAAAAGCAGTTCCATACCCTGATGTACGGATCCGACAGCGAGATCAAATTCTCGATGAAGATGAAGAAAGGGGATGCGGAGTGGTCGCATAAAGGGGTCTGGGAGGGGCTCATCCCCCAGGCGGAACGGCTGTACCGGGATACAAAATCCGAGTTCCGGAGAGAGGAGCTTGAGAAGTTTATGCGTACCACCCCCTGTTCTGCCTGTAATGGAGCACGGCTGAAGAGGGAGGTTCTTGCCGTCACAATCGGTGATCACTCCATCGCGGATCTCACCGATCTCTCGGTAGCCGATGCCCTTTCCTTCTTTGAAACACTCTCCCTGACCAGTAGGGAGGAGGATATCGCGCGGCAGGTCGTCAAGGAGATCCGATCCCGCCTCCTCTTCCTCCATCGTGTCGGCCTTGGATATCTCACCCTCTCACGAAATGCCGGCAGCCTCTCCGGTGGGGAGGCCCAGCGGATCAGGCTCGCCACACAGATCGGATCAAACCTGATGGGTGTCCTCTATGTCCTTGACGAGCCATCCATCGGCCTCCATCAGCGGGATAAT contains the following coding sequences:
- a CDS encoding rubredoxin → MTKMKNYRCVECGYIYYPSRGEPKNGIQPGTAFEDLTDDYVCPVCAVYAKIGKSAFVAMESDLYRCVACGYLYDPARGEPKNGIKAGTAFEDLPKEYVCPVCGVYAKVGTEAFVPTR
- the uvrA gene encoding excinuclease ABC subunit UvrA, producing MKDLIIRGAREHNLKNIDLTLPRDRLIVLTGVSGSGKSTLAFDTIYAEGQRRYVESLSAYARQFLGLMNKPDVDAIEGLSPAISIEQKTTSKNPRSTVGTVTEIYDYLRLLYARIGVPFCPDHGVRIESRSPQQIADEIGKASGMVTILAPVIRQKKGTYGQLFKDLDAEGFSRVRVDGTIHRTDEEIPLERYVKHDIEIVIDRLDPAERSRLAEACEVAVKRSGGLVIVIFEDGHEETFSSELACPVCGFSFEELQPRFFSFNSPFGACETCSGLGVRMRFDPDLIIPDRTKSIADGAVALYRNFLDGYRMQYLASVAKDGGYDIFTPIENLTEKQFHTLMYGSDSEIKFSMKMKKGDAEWSHKGVWEGLIPQAERLYRDTKSEFRREELEKFMRTTPCSACNGARLKREVLAVTIGDHSIADLTDLSVADALSFFETLSLTSREEDIARQVVKEIRSRLLFLHRVGLGYLTLSRNAGSLSGGEAQRIRLATQIGSNLMGVLYVLDEPSIGLHQRDNHRLIETLQHLRDLGNTLIVVEHDEDTIRQADYVVDMGPGAGIHGGGIVATGTPAEIAADPDSLTGQYLSGTLHIPVPKERRKQEACITITGCREHNLKGIDVRIPFGLFTVVTGVSGSGKSTLIYETLYPALMNRVYRQRQSTGAYDTLTTDRDIDKVIVIDQSPIGRTPRSNPATYTKVFDEIRKIFAETKEAKVRGYAPGRFSFNVRGGRCEACQGDGTIKIEMHFLPDVFVECEECKGARYNRETLEVRYRGKTIADVLAMSVEEARELFENVPSIRQKLETLCRVGLGYITLGQSATTLSGGEAQRIKITRELAKRSTGRTLYLLDEPTTGLHFHDVRKLIAVLDDLVGKGNTVVVIEHNLDVIKSADYIIDLGPEGGDAGGEIIAEGRPEEIVNVPESHTGRFLRPLLGR